The proteins below come from a single Triticum aestivum cultivar Chinese Spring chromosome 5D, IWGSC CS RefSeq v2.1, whole genome shotgun sequence genomic window:
- the LOC780655 gene encoding putative RNA-binding protein Luc7-like 2 isoform X2: MDAMRKQLDVLMGANRNGDVREVNRKYFDRDVCRLFLAGLCPHDLFQLTKMDLGPCPKVHSLQLRKDYEEVKAKGTENFDRELEDMIDRLIVECERKIQRALKRLADEDAKAAIAISVSEVTQSEEVAQLSKEIKEKMKEADIFDFEGKTDDKIKTMELVEELRSKRADLQATLLLDAFNKDRAAIPQPIPPPQMATLPAPPPPDARTQELINEKLSKAEALGEQGMVEEAQKALEEAEALKKLAAARQEPVPDPSKYSVADVRITDQKLRLCDICGAFLSVYDNDRRLADHFGGKLHLGYMLIREKLKELQVLNVMSHFLL; the protein is encoded by the exons ATGGACGCGATGCGGAAGCAGCTGGACGTGCTCATGGGGGCCAACCGCAACGGCGACGTGCGGGAGGTCAACCGCAAGTACTTCGACCGCGACGTCTGCCGCCTCTTCCTCGCCGGACTCTGCCCCCACGACCTCTTCCAGCTCACG aaaatggatcTCGGACCCTGCCCCAAGGTCCACTCGCTGCAGCTGCGGAAAGA CTACGAGGAGGTAAAAGCAAAGGGGACGGAGAATTTCGACAGGGAGCTCGAGGACATGATAGACAGGCTCATCGTGGAGTGCGAGCGCAAAATCCAGAGGGCGCTCAAACGCCTCGCCGATGAGGATGCCAAGGCTGCTATCGCCATATCCGTCTCCGAGGTCACTCAG TCTGAAGAAGTTGCGCAGCTGTCAAAGGAAATCAAGGAGAAAATGAAAGAAGCCGATATCTTTG ATTTTGAAGGGAAGACTGATGATAAAATCAAGACCATGGAATTGGTGGAAGAATTAAGATCTAAAAGGGCTGACTTGCAG GCTACCCTCTTGCTTGATGCCTTTAACAAGGACCGAGCTGCAATACCTCAACCTATTCCACCACCTCAAATGGCAACACTGCCAGCACCTCCTCCTCCTGATGCTCGTACTCAAGAACTGATCAATGAGAAGCTAAGTAAAGCTGAAGCCCTTG GTGAGCAAGGGATGGTAGAAGAAGCACAGAAAGCTTTAGAAGAAGCAGAAGCTCTCAAAAAG TTGGCGGCGGCACGGCAGGAGCCTGTTCCTGATCCTTCTAAATACAGTGTTGCTGATGTTCGAATT ACTGATCAGAAATTGCGCCTCTGTGACATATGTGGAGCATTTTTGAGTGTCTATGACAA TGACCGACGTCTTGCTGACCATTTTGGAGGGAAGCTACACTTGGGTTATATGTTGATTCGTGAGAAACTGAAAGAACTCCAG GTGCTGAATGTAATGTCCCATTTTCTGCTTTAA
- the LOC780655 gene encoding putative RNA-binding protein Luc7-like 2 isoform X1, which produces MDAMRKQLDVLMGANRNGDVREVNRKYFDRDVCRLFLAGLCPHDLFQLTKMDLGPCPKVHSLQLRKDYEEVKAKGTENFDRELEDMIDRLIVECERKIQRALKRLADEDAKAAIAISVSEVTQSEEVAQLSKEIKEKMKEADIFDFEGKTDDKIKTMELVEELRSKRADLQATLLLDAFNKDRAAIPQPIPPPQMATLPAPPPPDARTQELINEKLSKAEALGEQGMVEEAQKALEEAEALKKLAAARQEPVPDPSKYSVADVRITDQKLRLCDICGAFLSVYDNDRRLADHFGGKLHLGYMLIREKLKELQEERNKKRTEKPEDDRRSRENSRDRNGRASRDRDAERKDRVEPRDSRRDHDRDRDRRHDRDRRHDRDRDRDHDRSSRGREHDRDRRRERSRSRDRSRRHERY; this is translated from the exons ATGGACGCGATGCGGAAGCAGCTGGACGTGCTCATGGGGGCCAACCGCAACGGCGACGTGCGGGAGGTCAACCGCAAGTACTTCGACCGCGACGTCTGCCGCCTCTTCCTCGCCGGACTCTGCCCCCACGACCTCTTCCAGCTCACG aaaatggatcTCGGACCCTGCCCCAAGGTCCACTCGCTGCAGCTGCGGAAAGA CTACGAGGAGGTAAAAGCAAAGGGGACGGAGAATTTCGACAGGGAGCTCGAGGACATGATAGACAGGCTCATCGTGGAGTGCGAGCGCAAAATCCAGAGGGCGCTCAAACGCCTCGCCGATGAGGATGCCAAGGCTGCTATCGCCATATCCGTCTCCGAGGTCACTCAG TCTGAAGAAGTTGCGCAGCTGTCAAAGGAAATCAAGGAGAAAATGAAAGAAGCCGATATCTTTG ATTTTGAAGGGAAGACTGATGATAAAATCAAGACCATGGAATTGGTGGAAGAATTAAGATCTAAAAGGGCTGACTTGCAG GCTACCCTCTTGCTTGATGCCTTTAACAAGGACCGAGCTGCAATACCTCAACCTATTCCACCACCTCAAATGGCAACACTGCCAGCACCTCCTCCTCCTGATGCTCGTACTCAAGAACTGATCAATGAGAAGCTAAGTAAAGCTGAAGCCCTTG GTGAGCAAGGGATGGTAGAAGAAGCACAGAAAGCTTTAGAAGAAGCAGAAGCTCTCAAAAAG TTGGCGGCGGCACGGCAGGAGCCTGTTCCTGATCCTTCTAAATACAGTGTTGCTGATGTTCGAATT ACTGATCAGAAATTGCGCCTCTGTGACATATGTGGAGCATTTTTGAGTGTCTATGACAA TGACCGACGTCTTGCTGACCATTTTGGAGGGAAGCTACACTTGGGTTATATGTTGATTCGTGAGAAACTGAAAGAACTCCAG GAGGAGAGGAACAAAAAAAGGACCGAGAAACCTGAAGATGACAGACG ATCAAGGGAAAACAGCAGGGACCGCAATGGGCGGGCATCCAGGGATAGAGATGCAGAAAGAAAGGACAGGGTTGAGCCCCGGGATAGCAGAAGAGACCACGATAGGGATCGTGATAGGCGCCATGACAGGGACCGTCGCCATGACCGCGACCGTGATAGAGATCATGACCGCTCCTCCCGTGGTAGAGAGCATGACCGTGATAGGAGAAGGGAACGCTCTCGATCCAGGGACCGCAGCAG GCGCCATGAAAGATATTGA
- the LOC123123753 gene encoding 30S ribosomal protein S6 alpha, chloroplastic: MPPPMALSVSVSSSAAAFAPRRGLPSATPAPSRLLRAARAFSTGYAASFYGGAASATRTRGRDDEEVGDEDGSSSGFGGMSASEAAMALEEREMPPCPPGLRQYETMVVLRPDMSEEERLALIQRYEELLVAGGAMYVEVFNRGVIPLAYSIRKRNSRTGLPFTYYDGIYLLWTYFTKPESVDALQMKLNADDDVIRSTSFKVRKRRVY, encoded by the exons atGCCGCCGCCCATGGCgctctccgtctcggtctcctcctccgccgcggcctTCGCCCCGCGCCGCGGCCTCCCCTCCGCCACCCCCGCGCCCAGCCGCCTcctccgcgccgcccgcgccttctCGACGGGCTACGCCGCGAGCTTCTACGGCGGCGCGGCGTCCGCGACCCGCACCCGCGGCCGCGACgacgaggaggtcggggacgaggaCGGGTCGTCGTCGGGGTTCGGCGGGATGTCGGCCTCGGAGGCGGCGATGGCGCTGGAGGAGCGCGAGATGCCGCCCTGCCCGCCCGGCCTCCGCCAGTACGAGACCATGGTCGTGCTCCGCCCCGACATGTCCGAGGAGGAGCGCCTCGCCCTCATCCAGCGCTACGAGGAg CTGCTCGTGGCTGGGGGCGCCATGTACGTGGAGGTGTTCAACAGAGGGGTCATCCCGCTGGCCTACAGCATCAGGAAGAGGAACAGCAGGACCGGGCTGCCCTTCACCTACTACGACGGCATCTACCTCCTCTGGACCTACTTCACCAAGCCCGAGTCAGTGGACGCCCTTCAGATGAAGCTCAATGCCGACGATGATGTTATCCGCTCGACCAGCTTCAAAGTCCGCAAGAGGAGAGTGTACTAG